A single Pedobacter sp. PACM 27299 DNA region contains:
- a CDS encoding RagB/SusD family nutrient uptake outer membrane protein, translated as MRIKLYSILAVAALTIGLQTSCKKDFLDKNPFNQKTPEEAFVNLAGAEKLLGGAYGGMYNNTHIWDFMLNGDVIADNAYAGGDNPAMFQMDEFRVNSTNEVLERDWSELYSQIKNANEVLENVPLIQDPELDKGNRRSQILGEAAGIRAYLYLYLVRLWGPVPIVLKTPANQAEMQVPRSSVAVVYEQIIKDLEYALANTRTTAPNKGIFTKGVANALLAKVYATKANPDWAKVNQYADAVIGGGYALFGSYDGLFTGTNKNNSESIWEMQFDGGNGANKRGNWMPSVIVGGGWKKFCTPTNDLAAAFDAEGDQIRKNSSIKFLNTTSEGWSDSFWPKAQYPYINKYRNDDQTNIYFLRLADIILLKAEALNEQSAGGWAQAKPLVDQIRNRVNLGATPAADQAAMRLAIEKERRLELAFEGQRWYDLVRTNRAIQVMNTQKDGNGASLGYNLTADKILLPMSQKEQDRNTAINK; from the coding sequence ATGAGAATTAAATTATATTCAATTTTAGCAGTTGCAGCCCTGACTATCGGGCTACAAACCAGCTGTAAAAAAGATTTTTTAGATAAGAACCCATTCAACCAGAAAACGCCAGAAGAGGCTTTCGTCAACCTTGCAGGGGCTGAAAAGCTGCTTGGAGGCGCTTATGGAGGAATGTATAACAATACCCACATCTGGGATTTCATGCTCAATGGTGATGTCATTGCTGATAACGCTTATGCCGGCGGTGATAACCCTGCAATGTTCCAAATGGATGAGTTTCGCGTCAACTCTACCAATGAAGTGCTGGAAAGAGATTGGTCAGAACTGTATTCACAGATTAAAAATGCGAATGAGGTATTAGAAAATGTACCGCTTATTCAAGATCCTGAATTGGATAAAGGCAATAGAAGATCTCAAATCCTGGGGGAAGCAGCCGGAATCAGGGCTTATCTATACCTGTACCTGGTACGTTTATGGGGTCCAGTACCGATTGTACTAAAAACACCAGCCAATCAGGCAGAAATGCAGGTTCCAAGATCTAGTGTAGCAGTGGTTTATGAGCAGATCATTAAAGACCTGGAATATGCGCTTGCCAACACCAGAACGACAGCTCCTAATAAAGGAATTTTCACTAAAGGCGTAGCCAATGCATTATTGGCTAAAGTATATGCCACAAAAGCCAACCCAGACTGGGCAAAAGTAAACCAGTATGCAGATGCTGTTATTGGCGGCGGATACGCTTTATTTGGCAGCTATGATGGTTTATTTACAGGTACTAACAAGAACAATTCAGAGTCGATTTGGGAAATGCAGTTTGATGGTGGCAATGGTGCCAACAAAAGAGGTAACTGGATGCCAAGTGTGATTGTTGGTGGAGGATGGAAAAAATTCTGTACCCCAACCAACGACCTTGCTGCAGCGTTTGATGCAGAAGGTGATCAGATCCGTAAAAACTCTAGCATCAAATTCCTGAATACTACTTCGGAAGGCTGGAGCGATAGCTTCTGGCCAAAAGCACAATATCCTTACATCAATAAATACAGAAATGATGACCAGACGAATATCTATTTCCTTCGCTTGGCAGATATTATTTTGTTAAAAGCAGAAGCCCTGAATGAACAATCAGCAGGTGGCTGGGCACAAGCAAAGCCATTGGTAGATCAGATCAGAAACCGTGTGAACCTTGGTGCTACTCCAGCAGCAGATCAGGCGGCAATGCGTTTGGCAATTGAAAAAGAACGTCGTCTGGAGCTTGCTTTTGAGGGACAACGCTGGTATGACCTGGTACGCACCAATCGTGCCATCCAGGTGATGAACACACAAAAAGACGGAAATGGCGCATCGCTAGGCTACAACCTTACTGCCGACAAAATCTTATTGCCGATGTCGCAGAAAGAACAAGATAGAAATACGGCCATCAACAAATAA
- a CDS encoding glycoside hydrolase family 3 N-terminal domain-containing protein: MTLKTTLSLLLLSSTFGTAIAQNNNQAKAEALLKKMTIEEKVGQMAQITLDVVGKGKGRYESDEPFGLDEKELQRVLVKYHVGSILNTSNNRARTPQVWYNIISKIQNVATKQTPNKIPVIYGVDEIHGATYTVGATMFPQQIGQAATFNRSLVKNGASITAYETRASSIPWNFAPLLDVGSDPRFPRQWESFGEDPYLIKELGVAAVKGYEGEDGKVSHPEKVASSIKHFLGYQVSVSGKDRTPAFISDQALREYHLPPFKAAIDAGAKTIMINSGIINGVPVHANYHILTELLKEELNFKGLVVTDWGDIENLYKRDRIAKDDKEAIMLAINAGIDMSMIAYNYETFCDNLLALVKEGKVKESRIDDAVRRILWVKYELNLFEKPTTNPKDYPKFGSKEFENAAYQTAAESITLLKNTDQILPLAKGTKILVAGPNANSMRTLNGAWTYSWQGEKVEEFAAKYNTILKALQNKAGKENVTYFPGVSYKMDGKYYEDYADKMDETIAAAKDADLIVLCLGENSYTESPGNMNDLYLSDLQTELAQKLAATGKKVILVLNEGRPRVISKFEKKMSAVVQTYLPGNFGGDALADVLYGVVNPSGKLPYTYPQFPNALFTYYHKPSENKGTTEGVYNYDADYNPQYVFGAGLSYTTFKYDQLKLSSNTLKKGEMLTVTVNVSNTGKVAGKESVLLFTSDLYATLITPDVKRLRGFEKIDLKAGETKTVTFKIQPEDLAFINTESKAITEEGEFTLQIADQKINFNYIP, encoded by the coding sequence ATGACACTAAAAACAACCCTATCCTTATTGTTGCTTTCCAGCACTTTTGGTACGGCTATCGCTCAGAATAACAACCAGGCAAAAGCAGAAGCCTTGTTAAAAAAGATGACGATTGAAGAGAAAGTCGGACAAATGGCGCAAATTACGCTGGATGTCGTTGGAAAAGGAAAAGGACGCTATGAAAGCGATGAACCTTTCGGTTTAGACGAGAAAGAATTGCAAAGAGTATTGGTAAAATACCATGTTGGTTCTATATTGAACACTTCAAACAACAGAGCAAGAACCCCACAGGTTTGGTATAACATCATCAGCAAAATTCAAAATGTGGCGACGAAACAAACGCCAAATAAAATACCTGTAATTTATGGTGTGGATGAAATCCATGGTGCTACCTATACGGTTGGTGCAACGATGTTCCCACAGCAAATTGGTCAGGCGGCTACATTTAACCGTTCATTGGTAAAAAATGGTGCCTCGATTACTGCTTATGAAACCCGTGCAAGCTCTATTCCATGGAACTTTGCCCCACTATTAGACGTAGGCTCTGATCCCCGCTTCCCTCGTCAGTGGGAAAGTTTTGGAGAAGATCCTTACCTGATCAAAGAACTGGGTGTAGCCGCAGTAAAAGGTTACGAAGGTGAAGATGGCAAAGTATCACATCCGGAAAAAGTAGCTTCTTCGATCAAGCACTTCCTGGGTTACCAAGTATCCGTTTCAGGAAAAGACAGAACTCCTGCTTTTATTTCTGATCAAGCTTTAAGAGAGTACCATTTACCTCCTTTTAAAGCGGCAATTGATGCAGGTGCTAAAACCATTATGATCAATTCCGGAATCATTAACGGTGTTCCGGTTCATGCCAATTACCATATCCTAACGGAATTATTAAAAGAAGAATTGAACTTCAAAGGTTTAGTAGTGACCGATTGGGGTGATATTGAGAACCTTTACAAAAGAGATCGCATTGCGAAAGACGACAAAGAAGCGATTATGCTGGCTATTAACGCCGGTATCGACATGTCGATGATCGCTTATAACTATGAAACTTTCTGCGATAACCTTTTGGCTTTAGTCAAAGAAGGAAAAGTTAAAGAATCTCGCATTGATGATGCAGTAAGAAGAATCTTATGGGTAAAATATGAATTGAACCTATTTGAAAAACCAACTACAAATCCTAAAGACTACCCAAAATTTGGCAGCAAGGAATTTGAAAATGCAGCTTATCAAACCGCAGCAGAATCGATCACTTTATTGAAAAATACAGATCAGATCCTACCATTGGCGAAAGGAACAAAAATCCTGGTTGCTGGTCCGAATGCCAATTCTATGAGAACTTTAAATGGAGCATGGACTTACTCCTGGCAGGGAGAAAAAGTGGAAGAATTTGCCGCTAAATACAACACCATCCTGAAAGCTTTACAAAATAAAGCAGGAAAAGAAAATGTAACTTACTTCCCGGGGGTGAGCTATAAAATGGATGGCAAATATTATGAGGATTACGCCGATAAAATGGACGAAACTATTGCTGCGGCAAAGGATGCAGACCTGATCGTGCTATGTCTTGGAGAAAACTCTTATACAGAATCTCCAGGTAATATGAATGACTTATACTTGTCGGACTTACAAACAGAACTGGCGCAGAAATTAGCGGCAACCGGTAAAAAAGTAATCCTGGTATTGAATGAAGGCCGCCCACGTGTGATTAGCAAATTTGAAAAGAAAATGAGTGCTGTAGTGCAGACTTACCTTCCAGGTAACTTTGGTGGTGATGCGCTTGCAGATGTATTGTATGGTGTAGTTAATCCTTCAGGAAAACTGCCTTATACGTATCCACAATTCCCTAATGCCTTGTTTACCTATTACCATAAACCATCAGAAAATAAAGGCACCACAGAAGGTGTTTACAATTATGATGCGGATTATAACCCTCAATACGTGTTTGGTGCTGGTTTGAGTTATACAACCTTCAAATATGATCAATTGAAATTGAGCAGCAATACCCTTAAAAAAGGAGAAATGCTGACTGTTACGGTAAACGTAAGCAACACTGGTAAAGTAGCTGGTAAAGAAAGTGTATTACTATTTACTTCAGATTTATATGCAACCTTAATCACTCCAGATGTGAAACGTTTGAGAGGATTTGAAAAAATCGACCTAAAAGCTGGAGAAACAAAAACGGTTACTTTTAAGATTCAGCCGGAAGACCTCGCGTTCATCAATACAGAAAGCAAAGCGATCACTGAAGAAGGAGAATTTACCCTTCAGATTGCGGATCAAAAAATCAATTTTAACTACATTCCTTAA
- a CDS encoding glycoside hydrolase family 30 protein, translating to MRLLNLSVIAALALSSCASKKETPVTTGVESWITSGDRSALLQKQKTPLHFSTAMNNHLNIVVDEQQTFQTMDGFGYTLTGGSATLMNGLPAAEKKAMLKEIFSTDGNGIGISYLRLSVGASDLSAETFTYNEMPKGQTDPELKNFSIAKEMTDLVPMLKEIIAINPKIKIMGSPWTAPTWMKDNQAYRGGSLKPEYYQVYAKYFVKYIEAMKAQGIVIDAVTIQNEPLHPGNNPSMYMTPQDQANFVKTALGPVFKAAGIKTKIIIYDHNADRPDYPITILKDPEANQYIDGSAFHLYGGQISALSQVHEAFPNKNIYFTEQWVGGPGDFAKDLKWHVATLMIGAPRNWSKTVLEWNLAADPQYRPFTPDGGCTSCLGAITVDGKSWSKNIAFYSIGQTSKFVPTGSVRIASNQNDKIQNVAYKTPAGQLVLVTVNNSDETQTFNIKYNGQVVNTTLAAGSAGTYLWNSKPRTK from the coding sequence ATGAGATTATTAAATTTAAGCGTGATTGCTGCCCTGGCATTGAGCTCATGTGCCAGCAAAAAAGAGACACCAGTAACTACTGGCGTGGAATCATGGATCACCAGCGGCGACCGTTCTGCCCTATTGCAAAAGCAAAAAACACCTTTACATTTTTCTACAGCGATGAATAACCACCTCAATATTGTAGTAGATGAACAGCAGACTTTCCAAACTATGGATGGCTTTGGCTATACCTTAACCGGTGGTAGTGCTACCTTGATGAACGGACTTCCTGCCGCAGAGAAAAAGGCAATGTTAAAAGAGATCTTCTCTACAGATGGTAATGGTATTGGCATTAGTTACCTGCGCTTGAGCGTGGGTGCTTCAGATTTAAGTGCAGAAACCTTCACTTATAATGAAATGCCAAAAGGACAAACCGATCCGGAACTAAAAAACTTCTCTATTGCAAAAGAGATGACCGACCTGGTTCCAATGTTAAAAGAAATCATTGCCATCAATCCAAAAATCAAAATCATGGGTTCTCCATGGACGGCGCCTACCTGGATGAAAGACAATCAAGCTTACCGTGGTGGTAGTTTAAAACCGGAATATTATCAGGTTTATGCCAAATATTTCGTGAAATATATTGAGGCAATGAAAGCACAAGGTATCGTCATTGATGCGGTAACGATCCAAAACGAGCCATTACATCCGGGCAACAACCCAAGTATGTACATGACGCCGCAAGATCAGGCCAACTTCGTGAAGACTGCTTTAGGTCCGGTATTTAAAGCCGCAGGCATCAAAACTAAAATTATCATTTATGATCATAATGCGGATCGTCCGGATTATCCAATCACTATTTTAAAAGATCCGGAAGCTAACCAGTATATCGATGGTTCTGCTTTCCATTTATATGGTGGACAAATCTCTGCTTTATCACAAGTGCATGAAGCCTTCCCTAATAAAAACATCTATTTTACAGAGCAATGGGTAGGTGGCCCTGGTGATTTCGCCAAGGACTTAAAATGGCATGTTGCAACCTTAATGATTGGTGCACCAAGAAACTGGAGTAAAACCGTATTGGAATGGAACCTGGCAGCAGATCCACAGTACCGCCCATTTACACCAGATGGGGGTTGTACCAGCTGTTTAGGTGCAATTACGGTAGATGGTAAGAGCTGGAGCAAGAACATCGCCTTTTACTCTATCGGTCAGACTTCTAAATTTGTACCAACTGGTTCTGTACGTATTGCTTCAAATCAAAACGATAAAATTCAGAATGTTGCTTATAAAACACCAGCAGGACAACTAGTATTAGTGACAGTGAACAACAGTGATGAGACACAAACCTTCAACATTAAATACAATGGCCAGGTCGTAAATACTACACTTGCTGCAGGTTCTGCTGGAACTTACCTCTGGAACAGCAAGCCAAGAACTAAATAA
- a CDS encoding RluA family pseudouridine synthase, which translates to MPITAKDILYEDNHLIAISKRAGDIVQVDETGDEPLDEKVKKYLAKTYNKPNSAFLGVVHRLDRPVSGVILFAKTSKALERMNAIFKNREVKKTYWAVVRNKPAQISGTLVHWLVKNPQKNVVTPHNVEVPGSQRAELSYRLIGELNGYYLIEVDPLTGRSHQIRVQLSTLGCPIVGDNKYGYPRGSRKGSICLHARRLQFVHPVKKEPVNIFAKLPVDGFWEKFENM; encoded by the coding sequence ATGCCAATAACAGCAAAAGATATACTTTATGAAGACAACCACCTGATTGCGATTAGTAAACGCGCAGGTGATATTGTACAGGTGGATGAAACAGGGGATGAGCCCCTGGATGAAAAGGTAAAAAAGTACCTGGCCAAAACTTATAATAAGCCAAATAGTGCTTTCCTTGGTGTGGTACATCGTTTAGACCGTCCGGTAAGTGGCGTGATCTTGTTTGCAAAGACAAGCAAAGCCTTGGAGCGGATGAATGCGATTTTCAAAAACAGAGAGGTAAAGAAAACTTATTGGGCAGTGGTGAGAAACAAGCCAGCGCAGATTTCTGGTACTTTAGTACATTGGTTGGTAAAGAATCCACAAAAAAATGTGGTAACGCCGCATAATGTTGAAGTACCCGGCAGTCAGCGCGCGGAATTGAGCTATCGTCTGATTGGAGAACTGAACGGTTATTACCTGATTGAGGTAGATCCGCTAACAGGAAGGTCGCACCAGATCAGGGTACAGCTTTCTACGTTAGGATGTCCGATTGTAGGGGATAATAAGTATGGTTACCCAAGAGGAAGTAGAAAAGGCAGCATTTGCCTCCATGCCCGCAGACTGCAGTTTGTTCATCCGGTAAAAAAAGAACCGGTCAACATTTTCGCAAAGCTTCCGGTGGATGGCTTTTGGGAAAAATTTGAAAATATGTAA
- the panB gene encoding 3-methyl-2-oxobutanoate hydroxymethyltransferase, with translation MSVNKEVKRITTHILQAMKQNGEKIAMLTAYDYSMATILDDAGLDVLLVGDSASNVMAGHETTLPITLDQMIYHAQSVVRGASRALVVVDLPFGSYQGNSKEALVSAIRIMKESGAHAVKLEGGTEIVESVQRIITAGIPVMGHLGLTPQSIYKFGTYTVRAKDEAEALKLKTDALALQEAGCFAVVLEKIPAKLGKEVSESLIIPTIGIGAGTDCDGQVLVVNDMIGLTKGFKPRFLRQYVNLYDGILNAAQSYIKDVKSSDFPNEKEQY, from the coding sequence ATGTCTGTAAATAAAGAAGTAAAACGGATCACGACCCATATTTTGCAAGCAATGAAGCAAAATGGTGAAAAGATTGCGATGTTAACTGCTTACGACTACTCGATGGCAACCATCCTTGATGATGCTGGTTTAGATGTTTTATTGGTTGGAGATTCAGCTTCCAACGTAATGGCAGGTCATGAAACTACCTTGCCGATTACCTTAGATCAGATGATCTATCACGCGCAATCGGTGGTGAGAGGTGCTTCTCGTGCTTTAGTAGTAGTAGATCTTCCTTTTGGATCTTACCAGGGCAATTCCAAAGAAGCACTAGTTTCTGCCATCAGAATTATGAAAGAATCCGGTGCTCATGCGGTGAAACTGGAAGGAGGAACGGAAATCGTAGAATCTGTACAAAGAATCATTACTGCAGGAATTCCTGTGATGGGGCATTTGGGTTTAACTCCTCAGTCTATATATAAGTTCGGTACTTACACGGTAAGGGCGAAAGATGAAGCGGAAGCTTTGAAATTGAAAACGGATGCGCTTGCGCTTCAGGAAGCGGGATGTTTTGCCGTAGTACTGGAAAAAATTCCTGCGAAATTGGGTAAAGAAGTATCAGAATCTTTAATTATCCCTACAATAGGAATTGGTGCAGGAACGGATTGCGACGGACAAGTATTGGTGGTAAATGATATGATTGGTTTAACAAAAGGGTTCAAACCTCGTTTCTTACGCCAATATGTAAACCTTTACGATGGTATTTTAAATGCCGCACAGTCTTATATTAAAGATGTGAAATCAAGTGATTTCCCGAACGAAAAAGAGCAGTATTAA
- the carA gene encoding glutamine-hydrolyzing carbamoyl-phosphate synthase small subunit → MTNYTKLPAILLLADGTVYYGKAAGKIGTTTGEICFNTGMTGYQEIFTDPSYFGQIMVTTNAHIGNYGIHREEIESDSIKIAGLVCKNYNIGFSRKEASESIQDYFQNENIVGISDIDTRALVRHIRNKGAMNGIISSEITDLEELKAKLAAVPSMDGLELSSQVSTKEPYFYGNPDATYKIAALDLGIKKNILRNFDERDIFIQVFPAKTSFEEMNKWGADGYFISNGPGDPSAMPYAIETVKEILAADKPLFGICLGHQLLAEANGIGTMKMFNGHRGLNHPVKNIIKNHCEVTSQNHGFGVIAEEVKKSDKVEITHLNLNDQSIEGIRVKGKKAFSVQYHPESSPGPHDSRYLFDDFIDMIKGELAW, encoded by the coding sequence ATGACTAACTACACCAAGTTACCTGCAATCTTGTTATTGGCTGATGGCACCGTTTACTACGGAAAAGCTGCGGGAAAAATCGGCACAACGACCGGAGAAATCTGTTTCAATACAGGAATGACTGGATATCAGGAAATTTTTACTGATCCTTCTTACTTCGGACAGATCATGGTTACCACCAATGCACATATTGGGAATTATGGAATCCACAGAGAAGAAATTGAGTCTGACAGCATCAAAATCGCAGGTTTGGTTTGTAAAAACTACAACATCGGATTTAGCCGCAAAGAAGCATCAGAATCTATTCAGGACTATTTCCAGAATGAAAACATTGTAGGAATTTCAGATATTGACACTCGTGCTTTGGTACGTCACATCAGAAATAAAGGAGCAATGAACGGCATCATCTCTTCAGAGATCACTGACCTTGAAGAATTGAAAGCTAAATTAGCAGCAGTTCCATCTATGGACGGTCTGGAATTGTCTTCTCAGGTATCTACAAAAGAACCTTATTTCTATGGCAACCCAGATGCAACCTATAAAATTGCAGCACTAGACCTTGGAATTAAAAAGAATATCCTTCGCAACTTTGATGAAAGAGACATTTTTATTCAAGTATTCCCAGCTAAAACCAGCTTTGAAGAAATGAATAAATGGGGTGCAGACGGATACTTTATCTCTAATGGCCCAGGTGATCCATCGGCAATGCCTTATGCAATTGAAACTGTAAAAGAAATTCTTGCGGCCGATAAACCATTGTTCGGAATCTGCTTAGGTCACCAGTTATTAGCAGAAGCTAATGGTATTGGTACCATGAAAATGTTTAACGGACACAGAGGATTGAACCACCCAGTTAAAAATATCATCAAAAACCACTGTGAAGTAACTTCTCAGAACCATGGTTTCGGTGTAATTGCTGAAGAGGTGAAAAAATCTGATAAAGTTGAGATTACCCACTTGAACCTGAATGATCAAAGTATCGAAGGTATTCGTGTGAAGGGTAAGAAAGCATTCTCTGTACAATATCACCCGGAGTCTTCTCCAGGTCCACATGACTCTCGTTACTTATTTGATGATTTCATTGATATGATCAAAGGCGAATTGGCCTGGTAA
- a CDS encoding ABC transporter ATP-binding protein — MDNTNAIISVKNLVKKYDDFTAVQGISFDVYENEIFGLLGPNGAGKTTTLEIIETLREKTSGEILVDGYDVDKEASKIKRIIGVQLQAAGYYPNLNLVELMELFSGLYGVDINPMEMLEKVNLQDKAKAKYKALSGGQKQRFSIATTLINAPKIIFLDEPTTGLDPQARRNLWDLIIEIRKNGTTVVITTHYMDEAEQLCDRVAFVERGEIIALDTPDNLIDQLINTGFERKKEVKKANLEDVFIQLTGKEWREDN; from the coding sequence ATGGACAACACCAATGCCATCATTAGTGTAAAGAACCTCGTAAAAAAATACGATGACTTTACCGCAGTACAAGGCATCAGCTTTGATGTGTATGAAAACGAAATCTTTGGACTATTAGGTCCGAATGGAGCCGGAAAAACGACCACTTTAGAAATCATAGAAACCCTTCGCGAGAAAACTTCAGGAGAGATCCTGGTAGATGGTTATGATGTCGATAAAGAAGCCAGTAAGATCAAAAGAATCATTGGTGTACAGTTACAGGCTGCCGGATACTACCCGAACCTAAACCTGGTAGAATTGATGGAGCTATTTTCCGGACTATATGGTGTAGACATCAATCCGATGGAAATGCTGGAAAAGGTGAATCTTCAAGACAAGGCAAAAGCCAAATATAAAGCGCTTTCCGGTGGACAAAAACAACGTTTTTCCATTGCTACCACCTTAATTAATGCCCCAAAAATCATCTTCCTGGACGAGCCAACCACTGGTTTGGATCCACAGGCCAGACGTAACCTTTGGGACCTGATCATTGAGATCAGAAAAAATGGCACTACCGTAGTCATCACCACCCATTATATGGATGAAGCAGAGCAATTGTGCGACCGTGTTGCCTTTGTAGAACGTGGAGAAATCATTGCATTAGACACGCCAGACAACCTGATAGACCAGTTGATCAATACTGGTTTTGAAAGAAAAAAAGAAGTTAAGAAAGCCAATCTGGAAGATGTTTTCATCCAACTAACCGGCAAAGAATGGCGTGAAGACAATTAA
- a CDS encoding ABC transporter permease gives MSKPYNHTKATMALAKASFRSIMRSPSAVVFTLAFPLVFILVFGFLGKGGIKVDLAIAPGSDLHNPIIVALEENPVVHLIRDKDAAEIKTDLEKGSIDGLIHVEKNAAEKPAYKAKVEYTSASIDKGNVLKSVIHNLMYNLNSKDMMPTVAELNESTVQGRIYRTIDFILPGQLGFSLLSTGVFGTAFVFFNLRQTLVIKRFFATPVRKSSIVFGEGIARIGFALLGAVFIIMIGHFFFHFTLVHGAITVINMLILAIIGLIVFMGFGFVVSGIAKSESTIPPISNIITLPQFLLSGTFFSIDAFPEWLQPISRALPLTYLNDAMRKVAFEGAGLWDVKHQILIMIVWGIGIYAVAVKVFKWE, from the coding sequence ATGAGCAAACCTTACAATCATACTAAAGCTACCATGGCACTTGCGAAAGCAAGTTTCCGTTCGATCATGCGTAGCCCATCAGCGGTAGTATTTACGCTGGCATTCCCATTGGTTTTTATCCTGGTATTTGGATTTCTTGGCAAAGGGGGCATAAAAGTAGACCTGGCCATTGCACCAGGTTCTGACCTACACAATCCCATCATTGTGGCACTGGAAGAAAATCCAGTAGTGCACCTGATCAGGGATAAAGATGCCGCAGAAATTAAAACAGATCTGGAGAAGGGCAGCATTGATGGCCTCATTCATGTAGAAAAAAATGCAGCGGAGAAACCTGCTTATAAAGCCAAGGTAGAATATACCTCTGCTTCGATAGATAAAGGAAATGTCCTGAAATCAGTGATTCATAACCTGATGTACAACTTAAATTCCAAAGATATGATGCCAACCGTGGCGGAATTGAACGAGAGCACTGTACAGGGCCGTATTTACCGCACCATCGACTTTATTCTACCCGGACAGCTTGGCTTCTCTTTATTGAGTACAGGTGTATTCGGAACTGCATTTGTATTTTTCAATTTACGTCAGACTCTGGTGATCAAACGTTTTTTCGCCACACCGGTGAGAAAATCAAGCATTGTTTTCGGTGAAGGAATTGCCAGAATCGGATTCGCTTTATTGGGTGCTGTATTTATTATCATGATTGGCCATTTCTTTTTCCATTTTACCCTGGTCCATGGCGCAATTACCGTCATCAATATGTTAATCCTGGCCATCATCGGCCTGATTGTATTTATGGGTTTTGGATTCGTCGTCTCTGGAATTGCTAAAAGTGAGAGTACCATCCCTCCTATTTCCAATATCATCACCTTACCGCAATTCTTATTGTCGGGCACATTCTTCTCTATTGACGCTTTTCCTGAATGGTTGCAGCCCATCAGCAGAGCATTACCGCTGACTTATTTAAACGATGCCATGAGAAAAGTTGCTTTTGAAGGTGCAGGATTATGGGATGTAAAACACCAGATTCTGATCATGATTGTATGGGGCATTGGGATTTATGCCGTAGCCGTCAAGGTATTTAAATGGGAATAA
- the aqpZ gene encoding aquaporin Z translates to MKKLAAEFIGTFWLVLGGCGSAVLACNFPGAGIGFLGVALAFGLTVVTMAYAVGHISGAHFNPAVTVGLWMGGRFDGKDLAPYIISQVLGGILAAAVLYVIATGNGSEIGSFATNGYGEHSPGKYSMVAALVCEVVMTFIFLLVILGATDDRAPKGFAGLAIGLSLTLIHLISIPVTNTSVNPARSTSQALFVGGEAMGQLWLFWVAPIAGAILAGLVYKAIFASKP, encoded by the coding sequence ATGAAAAAACTAGCTGCAGAATTTATTGGAACCTTTTGGTTGGTTCTTGGCGGTTGCGGAAGCGCCGTACTGGCCTGCAATTTTCCTGGCGCCGGCATCGGCTTCCTGGGCGTTGCGCTCGCTTTTGGCTTAACGGTAGTGACCATGGCCTATGCTGTTGGACACATTTCCGGCGCGCATTTTAATCCAGCAGTTACTGTTGGATTATGGATGGGCGGCCGCTTTGATGGCAAAGACCTGGCCCCATATATTATTTCCCAGGTTTTAGGAGGTATTTTAGCCGCTGCTGTGCTTTATGTGATCGCCACTGGCAATGGCAGCGAAATCGGAAGTTTTGCAACCAACGGCTACGGAGAACATTCTCCCGGCAAGTACAGCATGGTTGCGGCACTGGTTTGCGAAGTAGTCATGACCTTTATCTTTTTACTGGTTATTCTGGGTGCTACAGACGACAGGGCTCCTAAAGGATTTGCCGGCTTAGCTATTGGATTGAGCTTAACGCTGATCCATTTAATCAGCATTCCAGTAACCAATACTTCTGTAAATCCCGCTAGAAGCACCAGTCAGGCGTTATTTGTAGGTGGAGAAGCAATGGGTCAATTGTGGTTGTTTTGGGTAGCCCCTATTGCTGGTGCAATACTCGCCGGATTGGTCTATAAAGCTATTTTTGCCTCAAAACCATAG